Proteins co-encoded in one Deltaproteobacteria bacterium genomic window:
- a CDS encoding energy transducer TonB has translation MEKEIRGIIIGAFVSGAIHFAIFSLPICLAPAIQVKEMPGSMEVSLVVQQQARWTKTPPEAIKGKMATRPARQKIKAPGLRGEAFVRQTLPMADARFRAPYIKEIGDSVGEKSDHRGDSSLAIPRYEGNPKPPYPEVARKRGYEGTVRLEVEVLASGRVGRIRVKESAGYEVLDRSALDTVKGWSFIPAKLGGVPVKSTVIVPITFQLKD, from the coding sequence ATGGAAAAAGAGATAAGGGGAATTATCATTGGGGCCTTTGTCTCCGGGGCCATCCACTTCGCCATCTTCTCCTTGCCAATCTGCCTGGCCCCAGCCATCCAAGTAAAGGAGATGCCTGGATCCATGGAGGTATCGCTGGTGGTCCAGCAACAGGCAAGATGGACAAAGACACCTCCTGAGGCGATAAAAGGAAAGATGGCAACGAGACCTGCCCGACAAAAGATCAAGGCCCCTGGGTTGAGGGGAGAAGCCTTTGTAAGACAGACCCTCCCTATGGCTGATGCCCGCTTCAGGGCCCCATATATTAAGGAAATAGGCGACTCAGTGGGGGAGAAGTCGGATCACAGAGGGGATTCTTCCTTGGCCATCCCCAGGTATGAGGGGAATCCAAAACCTCCTTACCCCGAGGTCGCCAGAAAAAGAGGATATGAGGGGACAGTGAGGCTCGAGGTGGAGGTGCTGGCCAGTGGGAGGGTGGGAAGGATAAGGGTGAAGGAATCAGCGGGTTATGAGGTATTGGACCGCAGCGCCCTGGACACTGTAAAGGGGTGGAGCTTCATCCCCGCTAAATTGGGCGGTGTTCCCGTGAAATCAACGGTGATCGTCCCCATCACCTTTCAATTAAAGGATTAA